One genomic region from Gemmatimonadales bacterium encodes:
- a CDS encoding flavin reductase family protein: MGAADDPAADDRAARRVASFGGPATGYLARRGRRHYLVPETPAAKAPVNEEAKKTVLRHFPYGLYAVTVMSEGEDHGMTANWVMQAAFTPPMLVVALQNESKSLPMIRDARGFAVNVLAEGQRELAEQLGRSSRRQPAKLQGVPSRPAPVTGAPILSEGLGWLECRLVATMPAGDHTLVLGEVVEAGLEAGRRVLALDDAGMKYAG, from the coding sequence GTGGGCGCCGCAGACGACCCGGCCGCCGACGATCGCGCCGCGCGCCGAGTCGCGTCGTTCGGCGGCCCAGCGACCGGCTATCTCGCGCGGCGGGGGCGCCGCCACTACCTTGTCCCCGAGACCCCTGCCGCGAAGGCGCCGGTGAACGAAGAGGCCAAGAAGACCGTCCTGCGCCATTTCCCGTACGGCCTCTACGCCGTGACGGTGATGAGCGAGGGCGAGGACCACGGCATGACGGCCAACTGGGTGATGCAGGCGGCGTTCACCCCACCGATGCTCGTGGTCGCCCTCCAGAACGAATCCAAGAGCCTGCCGATGATCCGCGACGCGCGCGGGTTCGCGGTCAACGTGCTCGCCGAGGGCCAGCGTGAGCTGGCCGAGCAACTCGGGCGGTCGTCGCGACGCCAACCCGCCAAGCTCCAAGGCGTGCCCTCCCGTCCCGCGCCCGTCACCGGCGCACCGATTCTCAGCGAGGGACTCGGATGGCTCGAGTGCCGTCTGGTCGCCACGATGCCCGCCGGCGACCATACCCTCGTTCTGGGAGAGGTCGTCGAGGCGGGACTCGAGGCCGGGCGCCGAGTGCTCGCATTGGACGACGCCGGGATGAAATACGCGGGCTAG
- a CDS encoding type 1 glutamine amidotransferase domain-containing protein → MMLKGKTVLFFVGPQYEDLELWYPKIRLEEEGAKTVVAGLGEKTYLGKKGYPVTVDSFVDDLYAEVYDGLVIPGGYAPDQMRRSEKLLGITRAIAEAGKPVAFICHAAWVPVSAGLLKGRRVTCVRAIRDDVVNAGATYLDEPVVVDGNLISSRTPADLPAFCRAIIRALAAPAKD, encoded by the coding sequence ATGATGCTCAAGGGCAAGACGGTGCTGTTCTTCGTGGGCCCGCAGTACGAGGACCTCGAGTTGTGGTATCCGAAGATCCGCCTCGAGGAGGAAGGCGCGAAGACGGTCGTGGCAGGGCTGGGTGAGAAGACCTACCTGGGCAAGAAGGGTTACCCGGTCACGGTCGACAGCTTCGTGGACGACCTGTATGCCGAGGTCTACGACGGCCTGGTCATCCCGGGAGGCTACGCTCCGGACCAGATGCGGCGCTCGGAGAAGTTGCTCGGCATCACCCGGGCGATCGCGGAGGCCGGGAAGCCGGTGGCGTTCATCTGCCACGCCGCCTGGGTGCCGGTGTCCGCCGGCCTGCTGAAGGGACGCCGCGTGACCTGCGTGCGCGCCATCCGCGACGACGTGGTCAACGCGGGCGCCACCTACCTCGACGAGCCGGTCGTGGTGGACGGCAATCTGATCTCTTCCCGCACGCCCGCGGACCTCCCGGCGTTCTGCCGCGCGATCATCCGGGCGCTCGCGGCGCCGGCCAAGGACTAG
- a CDS encoding DUF1015 domain-containing protein has translation MKDVSLFTPFRGERYADAASLERRLAPPYDVISPSQRAELVARDPCNVVNVDLPAAPGGGDPYAEAARLLAEWRASGVLVRDEQPSAYVLRTSGRFPDGSVRERTGVFLAVAAEPFSRGRVLPHERTHAAAKEDRRRLMHATGANLSAVFLLAPDGTGKLDGALRQATARPPWARCPALGSDQAIWVVTGAEAEQLAAAAGAESVYVADGHHRFETSVMFRDEAPSAWQAGAARTLAYVVSFRDPGLVILATHRMLEGAPFEPDAFLAAAAPYFAIAPTRKEPTLSVVFKGGREVALAVRPKAKWPKVNDQAVHPAVRALEVAAADSLAVGVVAASLLGTAPALRYTADVAEAREAGREGRCACALILPPTRLEAVRRVADAGQIMPPKSTFFAPKVPTGVVLRPFDAPV, from the coding sequence GTGATCTCTCCGTCGCAGCGGGCGGAGCTGGTGGCGCGTGATCCATGCAACGTCGTGAACGTGGACCTGCCGGCGGCGCCCGGCGGAGGCGACCCGTACGCGGAGGCGGCACGCCTCCTGGCCGAGTGGCGCGCGAGCGGCGTGCTGGTGCGCGACGAGCAGCCGTCCGCGTACGTGCTTCGCACCTCGGGCCGGTTTCCGGACGGCTCGGTGCGGGAGCGGACCGGGGTGTTCCTGGCGGTGGCGGCGGAACCGTTCTCCAGGGGGCGAGTCCTCCCGCACGAGCGCACCCACGCCGCGGCGAAGGAGGATCGCCGGAGGCTGATGCACGCGACGGGCGCCAACCTGAGTGCCGTGTTCCTGCTGGCGCCCGACGGAACGGGGAAGCTCGACGGGGCGCTGCGCCAGGCGACGGCGCGCCCGCCGTGGGCACGGTGTCCGGCCCTGGGGTCGGACCAGGCCATCTGGGTCGTGACGGGAGCGGAGGCCGAGCAGCTCGCCGCGGCGGCGGGCGCCGAGAGCGTGTACGTGGCCGACGGGCACCACCGCTTCGAGACCTCGGTGATGTTCAGGGACGAAGCGCCGTCAGCCTGGCAGGCTGGCGCGGCGCGCACCCTGGCCTACGTGGTGTCGTTCCGCGACCCCGGACTCGTGATCCTGGCCACGCACCGCATGCTCGAGGGTGCGCCGTTCGAGCCGGACGCCTTCCTGGCGGCGGCCGCGCCCTACTTCGCGATCGCACCGACCCGGAAGGAGCCCACGCTCTCGGTCGTCTTCAAGGGAGGCCGGGAGGTGGCGCTGGCGGTGCGGCCGAAGGCGAAGTGGCCGAAGGTGAATGACCAGGCCGTGCATCCGGCGGTGCGCGCGCTGGAGGTGGCCGCGGCCGACAGCCTGGCCGTAGGCGTCGTCGCCGCATCGCTCCTGGGGACGGCGCCGGCGCTGCGCTACACGGCCGACGTCGCCGAGGCGCGCGAGGCCGGCCGCGAGGGCCGCTGCGCCTGCGCGCTGATACTGCCGCCGACGCGCCTCGAGGCGGTGCGGCGAGTGGCGGATGCGGGGCAGATCATGCCGCCCAAGTCCACCTTCTTCGCTCCGAAGGTGCCGACGGGCGTCGTGCTCCGTCCGTTCGACGCCCCGGTCTAG